DNA from Herpetosiphonaceae bacterium:
CGGCGGCGCCGTGGTGATCGTCGGCGTGCCGTGGGCCAGCGCCGCCAGCAGGCTGCCGCGCCGGTAGGATGCGCCGTCGAGAAACGGCAGGACCGTCATGTCGGCGGCCAGCAGATGGCCCGAAACCTCGGCCTCGGTGCATGGCCCCGTGATCTGAACGCGCTCGCTCAGACCCCGCTCGACGATTGTCGCCTGCACCTCGGCGGCATAGCGCTGATCCTCAGGCAGCGGCGCGGCCCCACCAATAATCAGCAGCCTGAAGCGCGGCGGCAGCTCCGCCAGCGCGGCGAGCAGATCAAGCACGCCCTTCGATCGGTTGAGCAATCCAAAGTACGCCAGCAGGACTGTATCCGGCGCTAGGCCGAGCCGCCCGCGCCAGCGCTCCCGATCGTAGCCGTGGTGTGGCTGCGGCGTGATGTTGGTGCCGATCGGAATAACCGTGGTTGGCACCCCTACCGCCGAGCGCGGCGAAAATAGCTCGCGATCGGGCGGGGATTGGCCGCGCGCTCGCCGCTGGTCTTCGGCGTTGCTCAGAATCAGCGCGTCTGCGTCGTCGAAGAGGCGCGCCGTGACCCAGGCGCGCAGCGGCGCGGCTTTCGGCAGCAGGTAGGGCAGGCGCAGATCGTGGGCAGTGACAGCGATGCGTGGTCGCTGCGGCAGGCGGCGGATGCGCCAGGGCAGCAGGTTGATCGCCGGATGCATCGCGTACGCGCCGGTCTGGTACTGAATATGCACCACATCGGGCGTCAGCAGGCGGATCACGCGGAGCGCCTGCCGCCACATCGGCCAGCTCCAGGTCGTGCCCAGCGGGATCACGGCGGGCTCGCTCCGATCGTCCTGCTCGTTGGCCGGAGCACTCGTCAGCACGCTCACCCGCTGCCCACGGTCGATCAGCGCGCGCCCAAGCTGGCGCGTGTAGTCGCCCACGCCGCCGACCGCCGGAGGATACTCGCCGGTGATGAACAAAATATGGATCGGTCGCGCCATGCCTCAGTAGGTGCGTCCCAAGAGCTGCTCCGCCAGCGCGCGCAGCTCGTCGAGCGCCGCACGATCGACAGGCTCCACGCAATCCAGCGCCCGCGTCGCCCGATCGCACTCGGCGCGGGCCAGCTCCTCAACGTAGCCCCGCGATCCAGTCCGGCCCAGGATCGCCAGCAAGCTCTCAAGATCGGAGCGGCTGAGCGCAGGCTGTCGGTAGAGCGTCACGAACTGCTCGCGATCGGCCGGGCTGGCCTGTGCCAGGCCGTGAATCACCGGCAGGCTCATCTTGCGCTGCACCAGATCGGCGGCGTAGGGCTTGCCCGTCACCTGGGGATCGCCCCAGATGTCGAGCAGATCGTCGCGCATTTGAAACGCCAGCCCCAGTGCCTCGCCAAACTCCCACAGCGCCGCGATCTGCGCCTCGTCGTCGGTGGCAACGCGCGCGCCCAGGGCGGTTGCCGCCGCTGCCAGCATCGCCGTTTTGCGCCGGATCATGTGGATGTAGCGCTCGACCGACACGTCCATCTGGCCCTCTGCCGACATGTCGAGGTACTGGCCCTCGCAGATGTGCAGGATCATCTGCTCGAAATCGCGCAGGATACGCAGCACGCGCTGCGGCG
Protein-coding regions in this window:
- a CDS encoding glycosyltransferase family 4 protein → MARPIHILFITGEYPPAVGGVGDYTRQLGRALIDRGQRVSVLTSAPANEQDDRSEPAVIPLGTTWSWPMWRQALRVIRLLTPDVVHIQYQTGAYAMHPAINLLPWRIRRLPQRPRIAVTAHDLRLPYLLPKAAPLRAWVTARLFDDADALILSNAEDQRRARGQSPPDRELFSPRSAVGVPTTVIPIGTNITPQPHHGYDRERWRGRLGLAPDTVLLAYFGLLNRSKGVLDLLAALAELPPRFRLLIIGGAAPLPEDQRYAAEVQATIVERGLSERVQITGPCTEAEVSGHLLAADMTVLPFLDGASYRRGSLLAALAHGTPTITTAPPTPLDPPLEDGAHALVLPKADAVLLRAAIERLAADRALQARMATGARVVAAAFGWPGIAERHEALYHTLLGAIHEKAEL
- a CDS encoding polyprenyl synthetase family protein; protein product: VFGGQDEQALPIAAGVQLIHDFSLIHDDIEDNSPVRRGRKTAWTIWGVPQSINTGDGMFALAHVSIHRLSDAGVAPQRVLRILRDFEQMILHICEGQYLDMSAEGQMDVSVERYIHMIRRKTAMLAAAATALGARVATDDEAQIAALWEFGEALGLAFQMRDDLLDIWGDPQVTGKPYAADLVQRKMSLPVIHGLAQASPADREQFVTLYRQPALSRSDLESLLAILGRTGSRGYVEELARAECDRATRALDCVEPVDRAALDELRALAEQLLGRTY